A single region of the Triticum dicoccoides isolate Atlit2015 ecotype Zavitan chromosome 2B, WEW_v2.0, whole genome shotgun sequence genome encodes:
- the LOC119366956 gene encoding uncharacterized protein LOC119366956, with protein sequence MLGEQYYDFFYEVEKVVTVGAEKSQSYTAVDSSASPSFPKKARMDSYPASSMGQGETNTSVTGNFSSQNYGKGMQRLPAVAESEEEDESEEGNNTELLIETMAREHAAEKMSYCGSQSDKKSCENVSEDLKVEEMTESPSNEISVHQDYVVWPSLPHIVPLEEGFMEGGENCSVYTVESPSGSPIHDCMSQGEDISRRQKQKLEKVGDVATNRMKKRNLEGLLKEEERAKLQAGVKRLAHAAAALADRSLPRGRSLLGDREGIQIG encoded by the exons ATGCTGGGAGAACAGTATTATGATTTTTTCTATGAAGTTGAAAAAGTTGTGACTGTGGGTGCTGAGAAAAGTCAGTCCTATACTGCTGTGGATAGCAGTGCATCTCCTTCCTTCCCCAAGAAAGCGAGGATGGACTCATATCCTGCTTCTTCCATGGGGCAGGGGGAGACGAATACATCCGTGACTGGTAATTTTTCCTCTCAGAACTATGGTAAGGGTATGCAGAGGCTTCCGGCAGTGGCTGAgagtgaagaagaagatgagagTGAGGAAGGTAACAACACAGAGCTTCTGATTGAGACTATGGCCAGAGAACATGCGGCTGAAAAAATGTCTTATTGTGGATCTCAATCTGATAAAAAATCATGTGAGAATGTCTCTGAGGATTTGAAAGTGGAAGAGATGACTGAATCTCCCAGTAATGAGATCAGTGTGCATCAAG ACTATGTGGTTTGGCCCTCCCTGCCTCACATTGTGCCTCTCGAAGAGGGTTTCATGGAAGGAGGAGAAAACTGCAGTGTCTATACAGTTGAATCTCCCTCTGGATCCCCAATTCATGACTGCATGAGTCAGGGAGAAGATATCTCGCGCAGACAGAAGCAGAAGTTGGAGAAGGTGGGAGATGTGGCCACCAACAGAATGAAGAAGCGCAATTTGGAAG GTTTGCTAAAGGAAGAAGAAAGGGCGAAGCTCCAGGCTGGAGTGAAGAGGTTGGCTCACGCGGCTGCTGCGCTGGCGGACAGGTCCCTCCCTCGAGGCAGATCCCTTTTGGGTGACAGAGAAGGGATCCAGATTGGTTAG
- the LOC119366957 gene encoding clumping factor A-like: protein MRGSRTDPVDISSDGSTDNSSDEHSNNSSDACADSSSDKGVCMSSDEVMYISSDEGRYMSSDEGGDTSSDEGVYTSSDKDSYTNSDEGAQTTSAKGVCRQMKEKKP, encoded by the exons ATGAGGGGATCTCGAACCGATCCTGTGGATATCAGCTCCGATGGAAGCACTGACAACAGCTCCGATGAACACTCGAACAACAGCTCAGATGCATGTGCTGATAGCTCCTCCGACAAAGGAGTGTGTATGAGCTCCGATGAAGTGATGTACATCAGCTCTGATGAAGGAAGGTACATGAGTTCCGATGAAGGCGGGGACACCAGCTCTGATGAAGGCGTATACACCAGCTCTGACAAAGACTCATACACCAACTCTGATGAAGGTGCACAGACCACCTCTGCTAAAG GAGTGTGTAGGCAGATGAAGGAAAAGAAGCCTTAG